In Agromyces archimandritae, one genomic interval encodes:
- the rplQ gene encoding 50S ribosomal protein L17 encodes MPKPTKGPRLGGGPAHERLLLANLAAALFTHKSITTTETKAKRLRPVAERLVTFAKRGDLHSRRRVLAVIHDKSVVHELFAVIAPQVADREGGYTRITKLGYRKGDNAPMAVIELVLEPVAPKQRAAKPAAAKAEAPAEEAPVEEAPVEETPAEETVEAAAEETAESTEAPAEAADEAAAEK; translated from the coding sequence ATGCCCAAGCCGACCAAGGGCCCCCGCCTCGGAGGCGGCCCCGCCCACGAGCGTCTGCTGCTCGCGAACCTCGCTGCCGCGCTCTTCACGCACAAGAGCATCACGACGACCGAGACGAAGGCCAAGCGCCTCCGCCCCGTCGCCGAGCGCCTCGTCACCTTCGCCAAGCGCGGTGACCTGCACTCGCGTCGTCGCGTGCTCGCCGTGATCCACGACAAGAGCGTCGTGCACGAGCTCTTCGCCGTCATCGCCCCGCAGGTCGCCGACCGCGAGGGCGGCTACACGCGCATCACGAAGCTCGGCTACCGCAAGGGCGACAACGCCCCCATGGCGGTCATCGAGCTCGTGCTCGAGCCCGTCGCCCCGAAGCAGCGCGCCGCCAAGCCGGCCGCCGCCAAGGCCGAGGCGCCCGCCGAGGAGGCTCCGGTCGAAGAGGCTCCCGTCGAGGAGACCCCTGCCGAGGAGACCGTCGAGGCCGCTGCCGAGGAGACCGCCGAGTCGACCGAGGCTCCGGCCGAGGCCGCCGACGAGGCTGCCGCCGAGAAGTAA